The proteins below come from a single Panicum hallii strain FIL2 chromosome 7, PHallii_v3.1, whole genome shotgun sequence genomic window:
- the LOC112899635 gene encoding LOW QUALITY PROTEIN: uncharacterized protein LOC112899635 (The sequence of the model RefSeq protein was modified relative to this genomic sequence to represent the inferred CDS: substituted 1 base at 1 genomic stop codon), with amino-acid sequence MPGLIDVHAHLDEPGREEWEGFSTGTRAAAAGGITTLVDMPLNSFPSTVSEETLKLKLEAARDKLFVDVGFWGGLVPENAFNPSALESLLNAGVLGLKSFMCPSGINDFPMTNSTHIEEGLVTLAKYQRPLLIHAERIPDDEDDDGLDGELDPRSYATYLKSRPPAWEESAIRDLQRAMKDTEAGGRSEGAHIHIVHLSDAKASLELMKDAKRTGASVTVETCPHYLAFSADEVPDGDTRFKCAPPIRDGMNRENLWKALLDGHIDMLSSDHSPSAPDLKLMEEGNFLKAWGGISSLQFVLPVTWSYGKKYGITLNQLAAWWSENPAKLAGQKNKGAILPGYHADIVVWKPEAQFELDDSHSVYHKHRNISAYLGKELSGKVLSTFVRGNLVFAEDKHAKAACGATILAKXDRSTKRILSLRVDSSSSRYSPLLDVLQGCDFLTELVQRIEFCLDSTLSLVLDRASKNLETIRRERRRNIEMLESLLKDTASKIFQAGGIDSPVVTKRRSRMCVGVKASHKHLVPGGIVLSSSGSGATYFMEPRDAVELNNREVKLSGDERAEELVILGLLTSSIVDSQLKIRNLMDRILELDLAIARGSYALWTNGVKPSFSDSYSSSQSDQSSDYSVYIEGIRHPLLLEHSLMAEDSTIEASEMPVPLDLWVKKDARIVVISGPNTGGKTATMKTLGLSSLMSKAGIFFPAKGRPRIPWFDQVLADIGDHQSLEHSLSTFSGHISRLRRIVEVVSKDSLVLIDEIGSGTDPSEGVALSTSILKFLASKVNLAIVTTHYADLSCLQSVDSRFENAAMEFCLETLQPTYRILWGTTGNSNALSIAKSIGFDQKVLDRAQEWVEKLLPDKQKERQGLLYDSLLDERNLLESQANEAASVLSQVEGLYNEIRLEADDLESRVAALRTRETQNVQQELKVVKSQMDTIIKNFEVQLKNSKLEQYNSLMRKAEAATASVVAAHQPNEITFNDDENQSLFVPQIGDKVYIQGLGGGTMATVIETLGEDGSCIVQYGKIKVQVKRSKMKLVQQGTNETATSSSVKPKGRTPKQRSAAAETNQSQDGSVSFGPVVQTSKNTVDLRGKRVSEASYELQMAIDSCRPCQVLFVVHGMGTGAVKDCAIDVLRNHPRVAKFEDESPLNYGCTVAYIQ; translated from the exons ATGCCCGGACTCATCGACGT GCATGCCCATCTCGATGAGCCTGGACGCGAGGAGTGGGAGGGCTTCTCCACTGGTACAAGGGCTGCTGCTGCAG GTGGGATAACAACGCTAGTGGACATGCCACTCAACAGCTTTCCATCAACAGTTTCTGAAGAAACTCTCAAGCTGAAG CTCGAAGCAGCTCGGGATAAGCTATTTGTTGATGTAG GGTTCTGGGGTGGCCTTGTGCCAGAGAACGCCTTCAATCCAAGTGCTTTGGAGAGCCTCCTAAATGCAGGAGTTTTAGGACTAAAG TCTTTTATGTGCCCCTCAGGCATCAACGACTTTCCCATGACAAATTCAACCCATATCGAG GAAGGATTGGTTACACTGGCAAAATACCAGAGACCTTTACTTATCCATGCTGAACGTATACctgatgatgaggatgatgatGGACTCGATGGTGAACTAGATCCTCGATCCTATGCGACGTATCTGAAGTCTAGACCACCAGCATG GGAGGAATCAGCTATCAGAGATTTGCAACGTGCGATGAAGGACACAGAGGCAGGGGGTCGGTCAGAAGGAGCTCATATTCACATCGTTCATCTGTCAGATGCAAAAGCTTCCCTTGAACTTATGAAG GATGCTAAACGCACTGGTGCAAGCGTGACTGTAGAAACATGTCCTCATTACCTGGCATTTTCAGCTGACGAAGTTCCAGATGGGGATACTCGCTTCAAATGTGCCCCTCCTATACGTGATGGCATGAACAGAGAAAATCTTTGGAAAGCTCTGCTC GACGGACACATAGACATGTTAAGCTCAGACCACTCACCATCAGCTCCTGATCTCAAACTAATGGAAGAAGGCAACTTTTTAAAGGCATGGGGAGGTATATCATCATTGCAG TTTGTTCTCCCTGTGACATGGTCGTATGGGAAAAAGTACGGCATTACTTTGAATCAACTAGCCGCATGGTGGAGTGAAAATCCAGCTAAGCTTGCAGGGCAAAAGAACAAG GGAGCTATTCTGCCGGGATACCATGCTGACATTGTAGTATGGAAACCTGAGGCACAGTTCGAACTTGATGACAGCCATTCTGTGTACCATAAACACCGG AATATTTCTGCATATTTAGGGAAAGAACTTTCTGGTAAGGTCCTGTCTACTTTTGTGAGAGGAAATCTTGTGTTTGCAGAAGACAAGCACGCAAAGGCCGCCTGTGGTGCTACAATCCTCGCTAAGTAAGATCGCAG CACAAAACGTATTCTATCTTTAC GCGTTGATTCATCTTCCAGCAGGTACTCTCCTCTTCTGGATGTACTGCAAGGTTGTGACTTCTTGACTGAACTTGTGCAACGGATAGAATTTTGCCTTGATTCCACTCTTTCTCTGGTCCTGGATCGCGCCAGCAAGAATCTAGAAACAATTCGCAGAGAAAGGAGGAGGAACATTGAGATGTTAGAATCTCTGTTGAAAGATACAGCTTCAAAGATTTTCCAAGCTGGTGGGATTGATAGTCCTGTGGTCACTAAGCGCCGTTCTAGGATGTGTGTTGGTGTGAAAGCTTCACACAAGCATTTGGTGCCTGGTGGAATTGTTCTAAGTTCCAGCGGCTCTGGTGCAACGTACTTTATGGAGCCGAGGGATGCTGTTGAGCTTAACAACAGGGAAGTTAAACTCTCAGGTGATGAGAGAGCAGAGGAATTGGTAATATTAGGCTTGCTAACTTCAAGTATCGTAGACTCCCAACTGAAGATCAGAAATTTGATGGACAGGATTTTGGAATTGGACCTTGCCATTGCTAGAGGGTCGTATGCACTATGGACAAATGGTGTCAAACCAAGCTTCAGTGACAGTTATAGCAGCAGCCAGTCGGATCAGAGCAGCGACTATTCAGTTTATATTGAGGGCATTCGGCATCCTTTGCTACTTGAACATTCTCTCATGGCAGAAGATTCAACTATAGAAGCATCTGAAATGCCTGTTCCATTGGACTTGTGGGTGAAAAAGGATGCAAGGATAGTTGTGATCTCTGGACCCAACACTGGAGGCAAAACTGCCACTATGAAGACCTTGGGGCTGTCCTCACTTATGTCAAAAGCTGGAATTTTCTTCCCAGCCAAAGGAAGGCCTAGGATTCCATGGTTCGATCAGGTTCTTGCAGATATTGGTGATCACCAG TCGCTGGAGCACAGCCTCTCTACATTCAGTGGGCACATATCACGCCTGCGCAGGATTGTAGAAGTTGTATCAAAAGATTCTCTAGTTTTAATTGATGAGATTGGAAGTGGCACTGATCCATCAGAAGGTGTAGCTCTTTCAACCAGCATTTTAAAGTTTCTTGCAAGTAAAGTGAACTTGGCCATTGTGACAACTCATTATGCTGATCTAAGTTGTCTCCAGTCAGTTGATAGCAGATTTGAGAATGCTGCAATGGAATTTTGTTTAGAAACTCTGCAACCAACATATCGAATCTTATGGGGCACTACTGGTAATTCCAATGCACTTAGTATTGCAAAATCAATCGGTTTTGATCAAAAAGTGCTTGATCGCGCACAAGAGTGGGTTGAGAAGCTGTTGCCTGATAAGCAAAAGGAACGCCAAGGTTTACTTTATGATTCTCTCCTCGATGAAAGAAACCTTTTGGAGTCTCAGGCAAATGAAGCTGCATCTGTTCTTTCACAAGTTGAAGGGTTGTACAATGAG ATTCGTTTGGAAGCTGATGATCTTGAAAGTCGAGTAGCTGCTTTGAGGACAAGAGAGACCCAAAATGTTCAACAAGAACTAAAGGTTGTGAAGTCTCAGATGGACACAATAATTAAGAACTTTGAAGTTCAACTGAAGAATTCAAAACTTGAACAATACAATTCACTAATGAGGAAAGCAGAAGCTGCCACTGCTTCAGTGGTTGCTGCTCATCAGCCAAATGAAATAACTTTCAACGATGATGAAAACCAGAGTTTGTTTGTTCCGCAAATTGGAGACAAAGTGTATATCCAAGGATTGGGAGGAGGAACTATGGCTACTGTTATTGAAACTCTTGGAGAAGATGGGAGCTGCATCGTTCAATATGGAAAGATAAAGGTTCAAGTCAAGAGAAGCAAGATGAAATTGGTTCAACAAGGTACAAATGAGACAGCAACTTCCTCTTCTGTAAAACCAAAG
- the LOC112899634 gene encoding uncharacterized protein LOC112899634 → METENVRDCLQAISRSLLVCARLQAWSSPASTAMAAPAKLTLLLPTTLTSTVSFPSRVVLKPFPPLQRLVVAAAASSSSSQTLLSSPSLETPEARQIRLETESALEWGSVCARLADFAATSAGRAACVEGRVAVGRSREESERLIEQTAAAVLLSAPLDFGGVEDVSAVVAAATGGRLLAVREICVVGRSIRAARGVFDQLQSLAQETQDGR, encoded by the coding sequence ATGGAAACGGAAAATGTCCGGGACTGTCTCCAAGCGATAAGCCGAAGCCTGCTAGTCTGCGCGCGGCTTCAAGCGTGGAGCTCTCCCGCTTCCACGGCCATGGCAGCCCCCGCCAAGCTTACCCTTCTCCTCCCAACCACCCTCACCTCTACTGTTTCCTTCCCCAGCCGCGTCGTACTGAAGCCATTCCCTCCGCTGCAACGCCTCGTAgttgccgctgccgcctcctcgtcgtcctcccAAACCTTGTTATCGTCCCCCTCGTTGGAAACACCGGAGGCGAGGCAGATACGTCTAGAGACGGAGTCCGCCCTGGAATGGGGCAGCGTATGCGCGCGGCTGGCAGACttcgccgccacctccgccggcCGTGCCGCCTGTGTGGAAGGTCGGGTCGCCGTCGGGCGGAGCCGGGAGGAGAGCGAGAGGCTGATCGAGCAGACGGCCGCGGCGGTGCTTTTGTCGGCGCCACTGGACTTCGGTGGCGTGGAGGACGTGTCCGCGGTCGTCGCCGCGGCTACCGGTGGGCGGTTGCTCGCCGTGCGAGAGATTTGTGTAGTCGGGCGCAGCATCCGGGCCGCCCGCGGAGTATTTGATCAATTGCAGAGCCTCGCCCAGGAAACGCAAGACGGGAGGTGA